From the genome of Calliopsis andreniformis isolate RMS-2024a unplaced genomic scaffold, iyCalAndr_principal scaffold0022, whole genome shotgun sequence, one region includes:
- the LOC143187385 gene encoding uncharacterized protein CG43867 isoform X11, protein MVQPVHSENSSFTLDMESLEEMLRKLSELERRVLEAEGRADEAEDKVRMMEERLVKGEYCLSTSGVGSPPHSLPSTSGTQNDKIEDVHCACISKLETQVEEQRQLRLQDARQVEAKAARIKEWVTNKLRELEQQNQHLREQNNKCNQQLELLRNHITNIGLKPPAPTRASLSLEVDPTLRRRSESLEGTPQAIAESVQNAVAEPQAGTKHRRHLSACGTIQRGITTTNMDSSLLSEELAAAVENLVMLPNIAGVSETSRDSGSSEAVHDYAEIYTPSREGLNWTQSAQGPRPPTPPLHRFPSWEAKIYQVADGGLGIGPPTNEESAPSTMTNTTSSSKHSHATGHNLTAHNSQGYCDISVPVYATVKGRASQIRSMPFGDSSDDSSDGEEHPNQTETNTRITNSSSDNTDSSLGSGSSPSKSVKTTSSLSPAKRSSSGSPSKSVKRDTSLESGLSEDYAIPPDALSSTSLESSMPSLLMRVSGESPKRQESLEKTGHLAKLGGKLKTWRKRWFVLKNGVLTYWKSQNDVNRKPQGQIVLDEVCRINRAEGAATFEIATGKKTYYLTADCIATMEDWIRVLQNVQRRNATKLLLSKEDNKPTIQGWLTKVKNGHAKKCWCVLIGKMFLYFKCPNDTNPIGQINMRDARVEEVEHVSDSDSEERDAECPHERTIGIFPTHQGPTYLLMPHKQDKDNWLYHLTVVSGGGPSAGTQYEQLVQRLMETDGDPSCVLWRHPLLLHTKENITSPLTSLTSEALQTEAIKLFKACQLFMSVAVEQAGIDYHVVLAQNALQQCLDQPELQSEFICALVKQTSRHTQHRLGVQQLLLCATQSLFTCDTQSPAANGSGENADAQSTASTSHSPTLTQGHSTSTILDCKTNPAQYVLIQGWQLLALAVSLFLPRNNRLLWYLKLHLQRNADTKTECGKYAAYCERALERTLQNGGREVKPSRMEVLSILMKNPYHHSLPHAIPVHFLNGTYQVVSFDGSTTIEEFLNTLNQEIGCRDVHQSGFTLFSDDPIEKDLEHFIDLQAKLCDIISKWETALREKGSGKFENTRVIQLTYKSRCYWRQAAKMETDRERLLLCYQVNQQVVQGKFPVNRELAFELASLMAQIDFGEYNNDRARGSGPGSNPHHLVLQALDKFYPLRYRTNITTEQLRELQEKLQEKWIALKGRSVLDCVRIYLTCTRKWPFFGATLYQAKLKQAEPITVWIAVSEDSVTLLELQTMAVMCRYNYTNIITFGGCLDDFMLVACSDEGAAEQKLLFALSKPKILEITLLIADYMNALGHTLPGTPQMNTLTRNGSHRSIKSTLRPTTGSSCLPTQPDILKSTPDHQRP, encoded by the exons GTACGGATGATGGAGGAGCGGCTAGTGAAGGGTGAATACTGCTTAAGCACATCCGGTGTTGGTTCTCCACCTCACTCGTTGCCGTCGACTTCCGGTACGCAGAATGACAAGATCGAGGATGTCCATTGCGCTTGTATATCGAAGTTAGAGACACAAGTCGAGGAACAG AGACAGTTACGGCTTCAAGACGCGAGGCAAGTCGAGGCGAAAGCTGCGAGAATAAAAGAGTGGGTTACGAATAAGTTGAGGGAGTTGGAGCAACAGAACCAACATCTACGGGAACAGAACAACAAATGTAATCAGCAATTGGAACTTTTAAGGAATCATATAACAAACATCGGTTTGAAACCCCCC GCACCCACAAGAGCGTCGTTATCATTGGAAGTAGATCCTACGTTACGCAGACGATCGGAGAGTCTCGAGGGAACACCGCAGGCGATAGCCGAAAGCGTTCAGAACGCAGTAGCGGAACCACAAGCTGGTACAAAACACCGAAGACATCTGTCCGCTTGTGGAACGATACAGCGAGGGATCACGACCACTAACATGGACTCTAG CTTACTGTCCGAGGAACTCGCCGCAGCAGTGGAGAACTTGGTAATGTTACCAAACATAGCTGGCGTTTCGGAGACGAGCAGGGACAGCGGTAGCTCCGAGGCTGTACACGACTATGCCGAAATATACACGCCGAGTAGGGAAGGGCTGAATTGGACGCAAAGTGCACAGGGTCCTCGACCACCTACTCCGCCTCTTCACCGATTTCCCAGCTGGGAGGCGAAAATATATCAA GTAGCTGACGGCGGGCTTGGCATTGGTCCACCGACTAACGAGGAATCTGCTCCTTCCACGATGACCAACACGACAAGCTCGTCGAAACATTCCCATGCAACAGGGCACAACCTGACTGCGCACAATTCTCAAGGTTACTGCGATATATCAGTGCCAGTTTACGCGACGGTCAAGG GACGAGCCAGTCAAATTAGATCCATGCCATTCGGCGATAGCTCTGATGATAGTTCAGACGGTGAAGAACACCCGAATCAGACCGAAACTAATACGAGAATCACTAACAGTTCGTCAGACAATACAGACTCTTCGCTCGGAAGTGGAAGTAGCCCGTCGAAGAGCGTTAAAACCACTAGTAGCCTTAGCCCCGCTAAAAGAAGTTCCAGCGGTTCTCCTAGCAAAAGTGTGAAACGTG ATACTTCTTTAGAATCTGGATTATCCGAAGATTACGCGATACCTCCTGATGCACTTAGTTCTACCTCTCTCGAATCCAGCATGCCCAGCTTATTGATGCGCGTATCCGGCGAGAGTCCAAAACGGCAGGAGTCACTGGAGAAAACTGGTCATTTGGCGAAACTCGGAGGTAAACTGAAAACTTGGCGGAAAAGGTGGTTCGTGCTGAAGAACGGTGTGCTCACGTATTGGAAGAGTCAGAACGACGTAAACAGAAAACCTCAAGGCCAAATTGTTTTGGATGAAGTGTGCAG AATAAACAGGGCAGAAGGTGCTGCCACGTTCGAGATAGCTACTGGTAAAAAGACTTACTACCTAACGGCAGACTGCATagcgacgatggaagattggatAAGAGTTCTGCAGAATGTACAAAGGCGGAACGCGACCAAACTTTTGCTTAGCAAAGAGGACAATAAACCAACGATACAGGGATGGCTGACGAAAGTAAAAAACGGTCATGCTAAAAAGTGCTGGTGCGTCCTCATTGGAAAAATGTTCCTTTACTTTAAGTGCCCTAACGATACG AATCCTATTGGACAAATAAACATGAGAGACGCAAGAGTGGAAGAAGTCGAGCATGTGTCTGATAGCGACAGCGAAGAAAGAGATGCGGAATGTCCGCACGAAAGAACAATTGGCATTTTCCCCACTCACCAAGGTCCTACGTATTTGCTGATGCCCCACAAACAGGACAAAGATAATTGGTTGTATCACTTGACCGTAGTCTCTGGAGGTGGGCCTAGTGCTGGGACTCAGTACGAGCAGTTAGTACAAAGACTGATGGAGACCGATGGAGATCCCAGCTGTGTCCTTTGGAGACATCCTCTGTTACTTCATACGAAAGAGAATATTACTAGTCCACTGACCAGCTTGACGTCTGAAGCCTTGCAAACTGAGGCCATCAAACTTTTTAAG GCTTGCCAGTTGttcatgtcagtagcagtggagCAAGCAGGCATAGACTACCATGTGGTGTTAGCGCAAAATGCGTTACAACAATGTTTAGACCAACCTGAACTACAATCTGAATTCATCTGTGCATTGGTAAAGCAGACAAGTCGTCACACGCAACACCGTTTGGGTGTACAG CAGCTCCTTCTCTGCGCCACGCAATCGCTGTTCACCTGCGATACGCAAAGTCCCGCGGCAAATGGCAGCGGTGAAAATGCGGACGCGCAGTCGACGGCCTCCACTTCTCACAGTCCTACGCTCACGCAGGGCCACTCCACCTCTACGATTCTGGACTGCAAAACTAACCCTGCCCAGTACGTTCTTATCCAGGGATGGCAGCTGCTCGCTCTCGCTGTTTCGCTCTTCCTACCTAGAAACAATCGGCTACTATGGTACCTGAAGTTACATTTGCAACGAAACGCAGACACCAA AACGGAATGCGGCAAATATGCAGCTTACTGTGAAAGAGCGTTGGAAAGGACGTTGCAAAACGGCGGAAGGGAAGTGAAACCCTCAAGAATGGAAGTCCTCTCGATATTAATGAAAAATCCCTACCACCATTCGCTACCGCACGCGATACCAGTTCATTTTTTAAATGGCACATACCAAGTTGTTAGCTTTGACGGTAGTACAACGATAGAAGAATTTCTGAATACTTTGAATCAAGAAATTGGTTGTCGTGACGTTCATCAGTCTGGTTTCACGTTGTTCAGTGACGACCCCATCGAGAAAGACCTTGAACATTTTATCGATCTTCAAGCAAAA ctCTGCGATATAATTTCGAAATGGGAAACCGCGTTGAGGGAAAAGGGTTCAGGGAAATTCGAGAACACCAGAGTAATCCAGTTAACGTATAAATCGCGATGTTATTGGCGACAGGCAGCTAAAATGGAGACTGATAGAGAAAGACTTCTTTTGTGTTATCAAGTTAATCAGCAAGTCGTACAAGGCAAATTTCCGGTTAATCGTGAGCTGGCATTCGAGCTTGCGTCGTTAATGGCACAG ATTGACTTTGGAGAGTACAACAATGACAGAGCACGAGGAAGCGGACCTGGGAGTAATCCACATCACCTCGTCCTTCAGGCTCTCGACAAGTTTTATCCTTTACGATATAGAACGAATATCACTACTGAACAGTTAAG AGAGCTACAAGAGAAGTTGCAAGAAAAATGGATCGCGTTAAAAGGTCGTAGCGTTTTAGACTGTGTTCGTATCTACCTAACTTGCACCAGAAAGTGGCCTTTCTTTGGAGCTACGCTATATCAagcaaag TTGAAACAAGCTGAACCGATAACTGTATGGATAGCTGTTTCCGAAGACAGCGTCACTCTGCTTGAACTACAAACAATGGCAGTAATGTGTCGTTATAATTATACAAACATAATTACGTTTGGGGGATGTTTAGATGACTTTATGTTGGTTGCTTGCTCTGACGAAGGCGCTGCAGAACAAAAACTTTTATTTGCACTTTCAAAACCTAAG ATTTTGGAGATAACATTGTTGATCGCAGACTATATGAATGCGTTGGGACACACTTTACCCGGTACTCCGCAAATGAACACATTGACCCGTAACGGATCCCATAGATCGATCAAGTCGACTTTAAGACCTACTACTG GATCGAGCTGTCTTCCAACGCAACCAGACATTCTGAAATCGACACCAGATCACCAAAGACCTTAA
- the LOC143187385 gene encoding uncharacterized protein CG43867 isoform X12: MVQPVHSENSSFTLDMESLEEMLRKLSELERRVLEAEGRADEAEDKVRMMEERLVKGEYCLSTSGVGSPPHSLPSTSGTQNDKIEDVHCACISKLETQVEEQRQLRLQDARQVEAKAARIKEWVTNKLRELEQQNQHLREQNNKCNQQLELLRNHITNIGLKPPAPTRASLSLEVDPTLRRRSESLEGTPQAIAESVQNAVAEPQAGTKHRRHLSACGTIQRGITTTNMDSSLLSEELAAAVENLVMLPNIAGVSETSRDSGSSEAVHDYAEIYTPSREGLNWTQSAQGPRPPTPPLHRFPSWEAKIYQVADGGLGIGPPTNEESAPSTMTNTTSSSKHSHATGHNLTAHNSQGYCDISVPVYATVKGRASQIRSMPFGDSSDDSSDGEEHPNQTETNTRITNSSSDNTDSSLGSGSSPSKSVKTTSSLSPAKRSSSGSPSKSVKRDTSLESGLSEDYAIPPDALSSTSLESSMPSLLMRVSGESPKRQESLEKTGHLAKLGGKLKTWRKRWFVLKNGVLTYWKSQNDVNRKPQGQIVLDEVCRINRAEGAATFEIATGKKTYYLTADCIATMEDWIRVLQNVQRRNATKLLLSKEDNKPTIQGWLTKVKNGHAKKCWCVLIGKMFLYFKCPNDTNPIGQINMRDARVEEVEHVSDSDSEERDAECPHERTIGIFPTHQGPTYLLMPHKQDKDNWLYHLTVVSGGGPSAGTQYEQLVQRLMETDGDPSCVLWRHPLLLHTKENITSPLTSLTSEALQTEAIKLFKACQLFMSVAVEQAGIDYHVVLAQNALQQCLDQPELQSEFICALVKQTSRHTQHRLGVQGHSTSTILDCKTNPAQYVLIQGWQLLALAVSLFLPRNNRLLWYLKLHLQRNADTKTECGKYAAYCERALERTLQNGGREVKPSRMEVLSILMKNPYHHSLPHAIPVHFLNGTYQVVSFDGSTTIEEFLNTLNQEIGCRDVHQSGFTLFSDDPIEKDLEHFIDLQAKLCDIISKWETALREKGSGKFENTRVIQLTYKSRCYWRQAAKMETDRERLLLCYQVNQQVVQGKFPVNRELAFELASLMAQIDFGEYNNDRARGSGPGSNPHHLVLQALDKFYPLRYRTNITTEQLRELQEKLQEKWIALKGRSVLDCVRIYLTCTRKWPFFGATLYQAKLKQAEPITVWIAVSEDSVTLLELQTMAVMCRYNYTNIITFGGCLDDFMLVACSDEGAAEQKLLFALSKPKILEITLLIADYMNALGHTLPGTPQMNTLTRNGSHRSIKSTLRPTTGSSCLPTQPDILKSTPDHQRP; encoded by the exons GTACGGATGATGGAGGAGCGGCTAGTGAAGGGTGAATACTGCTTAAGCACATCCGGTGTTGGTTCTCCACCTCACTCGTTGCCGTCGACTTCCGGTACGCAGAATGACAAGATCGAGGATGTCCATTGCGCTTGTATATCGAAGTTAGAGACACAAGTCGAGGAACAG AGACAGTTACGGCTTCAAGACGCGAGGCAAGTCGAGGCGAAAGCTGCGAGAATAAAAGAGTGGGTTACGAATAAGTTGAGGGAGTTGGAGCAACAGAACCAACATCTACGGGAACAGAACAACAAATGTAATCAGCAATTGGAACTTTTAAGGAATCATATAACAAACATCGGTTTGAAACCCCCC GCACCCACAAGAGCGTCGTTATCATTGGAAGTAGATCCTACGTTACGCAGACGATCGGAGAGTCTCGAGGGAACACCGCAGGCGATAGCCGAAAGCGTTCAGAACGCAGTAGCGGAACCACAAGCTGGTACAAAACACCGAAGACATCTGTCCGCTTGTGGAACGATACAGCGAGGGATCACGACCACTAACATGGACTCTAG CTTACTGTCCGAGGAACTCGCCGCAGCAGTGGAGAACTTGGTAATGTTACCAAACATAGCTGGCGTTTCGGAGACGAGCAGGGACAGCGGTAGCTCCGAGGCTGTACACGACTATGCCGAAATATACACGCCGAGTAGGGAAGGGCTGAATTGGACGCAAAGTGCACAGGGTCCTCGACCACCTACTCCGCCTCTTCACCGATTTCCCAGCTGGGAGGCGAAAATATATCAA GTAGCTGACGGCGGGCTTGGCATTGGTCCACCGACTAACGAGGAATCTGCTCCTTCCACGATGACCAACACGACAAGCTCGTCGAAACATTCCCATGCAACAGGGCACAACCTGACTGCGCACAATTCTCAAGGTTACTGCGATATATCAGTGCCAGTTTACGCGACGGTCAAGG GACGAGCCAGTCAAATTAGATCCATGCCATTCGGCGATAGCTCTGATGATAGTTCAGACGGTGAAGAACACCCGAATCAGACCGAAACTAATACGAGAATCACTAACAGTTCGTCAGACAATACAGACTCTTCGCTCGGAAGTGGAAGTAGCCCGTCGAAGAGCGTTAAAACCACTAGTAGCCTTAGCCCCGCTAAAAGAAGTTCCAGCGGTTCTCCTAGCAAAAGTGTGAAACGTG ATACTTCTTTAGAATCTGGATTATCCGAAGATTACGCGATACCTCCTGATGCACTTAGTTCTACCTCTCTCGAATCCAGCATGCCCAGCTTATTGATGCGCGTATCCGGCGAGAGTCCAAAACGGCAGGAGTCACTGGAGAAAACTGGTCATTTGGCGAAACTCGGAGGTAAACTGAAAACTTGGCGGAAAAGGTGGTTCGTGCTGAAGAACGGTGTGCTCACGTATTGGAAGAGTCAGAACGACGTAAACAGAAAACCTCAAGGCCAAATTGTTTTGGATGAAGTGTGCAG AATAAACAGGGCAGAAGGTGCTGCCACGTTCGAGATAGCTACTGGTAAAAAGACTTACTACCTAACGGCAGACTGCATagcgacgatggaagattggatAAGAGTTCTGCAGAATGTACAAAGGCGGAACGCGACCAAACTTTTGCTTAGCAAAGAGGACAATAAACCAACGATACAGGGATGGCTGACGAAAGTAAAAAACGGTCATGCTAAAAAGTGCTGGTGCGTCCTCATTGGAAAAATGTTCCTTTACTTTAAGTGCCCTAACGATACG AATCCTATTGGACAAATAAACATGAGAGACGCAAGAGTGGAAGAAGTCGAGCATGTGTCTGATAGCGACAGCGAAGAAAGAGATGCGGAATGTCCGCACGAAAGAACAATTGGCATTTTCCCCACTCACCAAGGTCCTACGTATTTGCTGATGCCCCACAAACAGGACAAAGATAATTGGTTGTATCACTTGACCGTAGTCTCTGGAGGTGGGCCTAGTGCTGGGACTCAGTACGAGCAGTTAGTACAAAGACTGATGGAGACCGATGGAGATCCCAGCTGTGTCCTTTGGAGACATCCTCTGTTACTTCATACGAAAGAGAATATTACTAGTCCACTGACCAGCTTGACGTCTGAAGCCTTGCAAACTGAGGCCATCAAACTTTTTAAG GCTTGCCAGTTGttcatgtcagtagcagtggagCAAGCAGGCATAGACTACCATGTGGTGTTAGCGCAAAATGCGTTACAACAATGTTTAGACCAACCTGAACTACAATCTGAATTCATCTGTGCATTGGTAAAGCAGACAAGTCGTCACACGCAACACCGTTTGGGTGTACAG GGCCACTCCACCTCTACGATTCTGGACTGCAAAACTAACCCTGCCCAGTACGTTCTTATCCAGGGATGGCAGCTGCTCGCTCTCGCTGTTTCGCTCTTCCTACCTAGAAACAATCGGCTACTATGGTACCTGAAGTTACATTTGCAACGAAACGCAGACACCAA AACGGAATGCGGCAAATATGCAGCTTACTGTGAAAGAGCGTTGGAAAGGACGTTGCAAAACGGCGGAAGGGAAGTGAAACCCTCAAGAATGGAAGTCCTCTCGATATTAATGAAAAATCCCTACCACCATTCGCTACCGCACGCGATACCAGTTCATTTTTTAAATGGCACATACCAAGTTGTTAGCTTTGACGGTAGTACAACGATAGAAGAATTTCTGAATACTTTGAATCAAGAAATTGGTTGTCGTGACGTTCATCAGTCTGGTTTCACGTTGTTCAGTGACGACCCCATCGAGAAAGACCTTGAACATTTTATCGATCTTCAAGCAAAA ctCTGCGATATAATTTCGAAATGGGAAACCGCGTTGAGGGAAAAGGGTTCAGGGAAATTCGAGAACACCAGAGTAATCCAGTTAACGTATAAATCGCGATGTTATTGGCGACAGGCAGCTAAAATGGAGACTGATAGAGAAAGACTTCTTTTGTGTTATCAAGTTAATCAGCAAGTCGTACAAGGCAAATTTCCGGTTAATCGTGAGCTGGCATTCGAGCTTGCGTCGTTAATGGCACAG ATTGACTTTGGAGAGTACAACAATGACAGAGCACGAGGAAGCGGACCTGGGAGTAATCCACATCACCTCGTCCTTCAGGCTCTCGACAAGTTTTATCCTTTACGATATAGAACGAATATCACTACTGAACAGTTAAG AGAGCTACAAGAGAAGTTGCAAGAAAAATGGATCGCGTTAAAAGGTCGTAGCGTTTTAGACTGTGTTCGTATCTACCTAACTTGCACCAGAAAGTGGCCTTTCTTTGGAGCTACGCTATATCAagcaaag TTGAAACAAGCTGAACCGATAACTGTATGGATAGCTGTTTCCGAAGACAGCGTCACTCTGCTTGAACTACAAACAATGGCAGTAATGTGTCGTTATAATTATACAAACATAATTACGTTTGGGGGATGTTTAGATGACTTTATGTTGGTTGCTTGCTCTGACGAAGGCGCTGCAGAACAAAAACTTTTATTTGCACTTTCAAAACCTAAG ATTTTGGAGATAACATTGTTGATCGCAGACTATATGAATGCGTTGGGACACACTTTACCCGGTACTCCGCAAATGAACACATTGACCCGTAACGGATCCCATAGATCGATCAAGTCGACTTTAAGACCTACTACTG GATCGAGCTGTCTTCCAACGCAACCAGACATTCTGAAATCGACACCAGATCACCAAAGACCTTAA